A genome region from Oceanimonas sp. GK1 includes the following:
- a CDS encoding TraY domain-containing protein: MLAIRLPSDIEQRLEHLAAVTGRTKTFYAREAILSHLEDLEDYYLAADVTARIARGEEKTHSLDTVRKALGLDD, from the coding sequence ATGTTAGCGATCCGCTTACCCAGTGACATCGAGCAGCGGCTCGAACACTTGGCCGCCGTCACCGGCCGTACCAAAACCTTTTACGCCCGGGAAGCCATCCTGTCCCACCTGGAAGATTTGGAAGACTACTACCTGGCCGCCGACGTCACTGCCCGCATTGCCCGGGGTGAAGAAAAAACCCACTCCCTGGATACGGTAAGGAAAGCGCTTGGCCTGGACGATTGA
- a CDS encoding type II toxin-antitoxin system RelE/ParE family toxin: MAWTIEYSDRALKTLKKMDKQTARRIVDYLSERVAPAEDPRVFGKALKGELGEFWRYRVGDYRILCVIEDDQVKILAATIGHRKHIYD, from the coding sequence TTGGCCTGGACGATTGAGTATTCGGACAGGGCGCTCAAGACCCTGAAAAAAATGGATAAGCAAACCGCACGGCGCATCGTGGACTACCTCAGCGAGCGCGTGGCCCCCGCCGAGGATCCGCGCGTGTTCGGCAAGGCACTCAAGGGGGAGCTGGGGGAGTTCTGGCGCTACCGGGTCGGCGACTACCGGATCCTGTGCGTCATCGAGGACGACCAGGTCAAAATCCTGGCCGCGACCATCGGCCACCGCAAACACATCTACGACTAA
- the mobV gene encoding MobV family relaxase has product MNFAILRVQKLKAAVSVRRSMKHAFREQDTPNADPERTLQNTHFGPQSVAEGMRAFNARLPEKVRKNAVLAIEYLITGSPEAMHAKTRSEQDRYFQDALSWLQERHGAENVVYAGIHRDETTPHMYAYVVPLDERGKLNCRHFLGGAKALSQMQTDFADRVGQVHGLARGIENSKARHVTIKQYYAALERPKLEHGRLPVEQLKPRVLKKGLLHDTVEAPERVAERITEGVKRFYDPILREASTARLERQRADNMASLAKAKDETLRALKPLTEGLEPAQLQELAALAEQKRQENAVTQEAERRVKALPRLKRVHGAVQTFAEMALSALKTVSDQWKKVDWQDVEHEAVKEIHRNGWTLRHAFRVVMEHSPGQAGVPQERIEAALKEVPDTPGQEPPAQKPSRGYSR; this is encoded by the coding sequence ATGAACTTTGCCATTCTGCGTGTCCAGAAACTGAAAGCGGCGGTGTCGGTACGTCGCTCGATGAAGCATGCCTTTCGGGAGCAGGACACCCCCAATGCCGATCCCGAACGGACGTTGCAGAACACCCACTTTGGCCCCCAGTCGGTGGCGGAAGGGATGCGGGCGTTTAATGCCCGGCTGCCGGAAAAGGTACGCAAGAACGCGGTGCTGGCCATCGAGTACCTGATCACCGGGAGCCCGGAGGCCATGCACGCGAAAACCCGGTCCGAGCAGGATCGGTATTTTCAGGATGCGCTGTCCTGGCTGCAGGAACGGCACGGGGCCGAAAACGTGGTTTATGCCGGCATTCACCGGGACGAAACCACGCCGCACATGTATGCCTATGTCGTCCCCCTGGATGAGCGCGGCAAACTGAATTGCCGGCATTTCCTGGGCGGGGCCAAGGCGCTGTCCCAGATGCAGACCGACTTTGCTGATCGGGTCGGGCAGGTTCATGGCCTGGCGCGGGGCATTGAGAACAGCAAGGCCCGGCATGTCACCATCAAGCAGTATTACGCCGCCCTGGAGCGGCCCAAGCTTGAACATGGCAGGCTGCCGGTCGAGCAACTGAAGCCCCGGGTGCTGAAAAAGGGATTACTGCATGACACCGTAGAAGCGCCTGAGCGGGTCGCTGAGCGCATCACCGAGGGAGTTAAGCGCTTCTATGACCCCATACTCCGGGAGGCCTCCACGGCCCGCCTGGAGCGCCAGAGGGCCGATAACATGGCAAGTCTCGCCAAGGCCAAGGACGAGACCTTGCGGGCGCTCAAGCCGCTGACGGAAGGGCTTGAGCCGGCGCAGCTCCAGGAGCTGGCGGCGCTGGCCGAGCAGAAACGCCAGGAAAACGCCGTGACCCAGGAAGCGGAGCGGCGAGTAAAGGCGTTGCCCAGGCTGAAACGGGTGCACGGCGCGGTGCAAACCTTCGCGGAAATGGCGCTATCTGCGCTGAAAACAGTGTCCGATCAGTGGAAAAAGGTCGATTGGCAGGACGTGGAGCATGAGGCGGTCAAAGAGATCCACCGCAACGGCTGGACGTTGCGCCATGCCTTTCGGGTGGTGATGGAGCATTCCCCCGGCCAGGCCGGTGTTCCCCAGGAACGGATCGAGGCGGCCTTGAAGGAGGTGCCGGATACGCCAGGGCAGGAGCCGCCGGCCCAAAAACCAAGTCGGGGCTATTCCAGGTAA